The Mucilaginibacter yixingensis genome window below encodes:
- a CDS encoding alpha/beta fold hydrolase, whose amino-acid sequence MRFLKLIAIPFIFLAAVTILILGSLYLYRNSEKKNLTDADRKAAGGSYIKLSDGLTHYQLGGPDTGKTVILLHGFSVPYYIWDSTYNKLTAAGYRVLRYDLYGRGYSDRPDGQYDQRFYFNQLIELIRRLHIKTPVTLAGVSFGGRLATDFTGKYPQFVDKVILIDPAYQPMEPDKFEFIARYYESIHPKERIQSQLADFKYPERHPDWAKRYHVQMQYKGFVNALISTMYNYESDGAGENKLLNTRHKPVLLIWGRDDKTVPYSFSDSVRAVLKTEFFPVDDAGHLPQIEQADTVNSRILQFLKKKVN is encoded by the coding sequence ATGAGATTTTTAAAACTTATTGCTATTCCGTTTATTTTTCTGGCGGCAGTAACTATTTTGATTCTGGGCTCGCTGTATCTTTACCGGAACTCAGAAAAAAAAAACCTGACAGATGCCGACCGGAAAGCGGCCGGTGGTAGTTACATCAAATTAAGCGACGGCCTAACCCATTACCAATTGGGTGGCCCAGACACAGGCAAGACCGTAATTTTGTTACATGGCTTTAGTGTACCCTATTACATATGGGACAGCACCTACAACAAACTAACCGCAGCCGGATACCGCGTATTACGTTATGACCTTTACGGCCGCGGCTATTCCGACCGTCCGGACGGCCAGTACGATCAGCGGTTTTACTTTAACCAGCTGATAGAACTAATTAGAAGACTTCACATTAAAACGCCAGTCACACTTGCCGGAGTTTCTTTCGGCGGACGATTGGCCACCGACTTTACCGGGAAATACCCTCAATTTGTTGACAAGGTGATACTGATAGACCCGGCCTATCAACCTATGGAGCCTGATAAGTTTGAATTTATAGCCCGCTACTACGAAAGCATACACCCTAAAGAGCGCATTCAAAGCCAGCTGGCAGATTTTAAATACCCTGAACGTCACCCAGACTGGGCAAAACGATACCATGTACAAATGCAATACAAAGGCTTTGTTAACGCCCTCATTTCAACCATGTACAATTACGAAAGCGACGGAGCCGGCGAAAACAAGCTCCTAAACACCAGACATAAACCCGTATTACTCATTTGGGGGCGCGATGACAAAACAGTTCCCTACAGCTTTAGCGACTCGGTACGGGCCGTGCTCAAAACAGAGTTTTTCCCGGTTGATGATGCAGGTCACCTCCCACAGATTGAACAGGCTGACACCGTAAACAGCAGGATATTGCAGTTTTTGAAGAAAAAGGTAAATTAG
- a CDS encoding Rossmann-like and DUF2520 domain-containing protein, giving the protein MRITIIGSGNVATHLAAAFKNAGHNIVQVYSRNMQNAALLAYHVKAEPIDSLEQINPKTDLFVISVKDDVIGELAWELARYQKLMVHTSGATGLQKLLAYTENAGVFYPLQTFSKTKELDFWQVPLCLEGADVKITKKLETLARTISNNVYRVDSAQCKVLHLSAVFACNFPNYLYDVARQLLQKSELPFDMLRPLIAETAAKVMEQLPADVQTGPAIRNDLTTMNAHLQMLDGEHDLQQVYELLSQGIIKMDKGEVADG; this is encoded by the coding sequence ATGCGTATTACAATTATAGGTTCGGGTAATGTGGCCACCCATCTTGCGGCTGCATTTAAAAATGCGGGGCACAATATTGTGCAGGTTTATAGTCGTAACATGCAAAACGCAGCCCTGCTGGCTTACCATGTTAAGGCCGAACCGATTGATAGTCTGGAGCAGATCAATCCCAAAACAGATCTGTTTGTTATCTCGGTAAAAGATGACGTGATTGGCGAGCTGGCCTGGGAGCTGGCCCGGTATCAAAAACTGATGGTGCATACCTCTGGCGCCACTGGCCTGCAAAAGCTGCTGGCCTATACAGAAAATGCGGGTGTGTTTTACCCATTGCAAACGTTTTCAAAAACCAAAGAGCTTGATTTTTGGCAGGTGCCCTTATGTTTAGAGGGGGCAGATGTAAAGATCACCAAAAAGTTGGAAACACTGGCGCGTACTATAAGTAACAACGTGTACCGGGTTGATTCTGCGCAATGTAAGGTATTACATCTCTCGGCGGTGTTCGCCTGTAATTTCCCTAATTACCTATATGATGTGGCCCGTCAATTGCTGCAGAAAAGTGAATTGCCATTTGATATGCTGCGCCCGCTGATTGCTGAGACCGCAGCCAAAGTTATGGAGCAATTACCGGCCGATGTGCAAACCGGTCCAGCTATAAGAAATGACCTAACTACCATGAATGCACACCTGCAAATGCTTGACGGTGAGCACGACTTACAGCAGGTGTACGAATTATTGAGTCAAGGTATTATCAAAATGGACAAAGGGGAGGTGGCAGACGGCTAA
- a CDS encoding 2Fe-2S iron-sulfur cluster-binding protein produces the protein MNIFKVKINFEEKGLEPIELPVAEGESVLDVCLDNGIELQHNCGGVCGCSTCHVYVNKGMDNIQEISDKEEDFIDRAVNPRINSRLGCQCVLIDGDIEITVPDQSQFLGH, from the coding sequence ATGAATATTTTTAAAGTTAAAATAAACTTTGAGGAAAAAGGGCTAGAGCCCATTGAGCTGCCCGTTGCCGAAGGCGAGTCTGTATTGGATGTTTGCCTTGACAATGGTATTGAATTGCAGCATAACTGTGGTGGTGTTTGCGGTTGCAGTACCTGCCATGTGTATGTAAACAAAGGGATGGACAACATCCAGGAAATATCAGATAAAGAAGAAGACTTTATTGACCGCGCTGTTAACCCGCGCATCAACTCTCGTTTGGGTTGCCAGTGCGTGCTGATTGATGGAGATATAGAGATCACTGTTCCGGATCAATCACAGTTTTTAGGACATTAA
- the iscX gene encoding Fe-S cluster assembly protein IscX encodes MQDKFALPIHWNDYEDIAMGLYEKFGDDFDESKIYRIRFTDLLEWVLSIPHFAGKREESNEGHLEQIQSAWVYEWRDNQ; translated from the coding sequence ATGCAAGACAAATTTGCCCTGCCCATTCACTGGAACGATTACGAAGATATAGCCATGGGACTTTATGAAAAGTTTGGCGATGATTTCGACGAATCAAAAATATACCGTATCCGCTTTACCGATTTGTTAGAGTGGGTGCTATCTATCCCTCACTTTGCTGGTAAACGCGAAGAATCAAACGAAGGCCATCTGGAGCAGATCCAGAGCGCCTGGGTTTACGAGTGGCGCGATAACCAATAG
- a CDS encoding HAD family hydrolase: protein MAFLDKLHDIKAFVFDVDGVLTNGDVYVTDKGDHFRQFNIKDGYALQLAVKCGYKVCAISGAGAEAIRVRLNNLGVEDVYLSSKDKPEVFHNWLQENQLDATHVLFMGDDIPDLGLMGLAGLPVCPADAVEEIKAASQYISPIPGGKGCVRDVIEKVMKVQGNWMGAEAYSW, encoded by the coding sequence ATGGCCTTCTTAGACAAACTGCACGATATTAAAGCCTTTGTGTTTGATGTTGACGGCGTGCTCACTAACGGTGATGTTTACGTGACCGACAAAGGTGATCATTTCCGCCAGTTTAACATTAAAGATGGTTATGCGCTGCAATTGGCCGTAAAATGTGGTTATAAGGTTTGCGCCATCTCAGGTGCAGGCGCCGAGGCTATTCGCGTGAGGTTGAATAACCTGGGCGTGGAAGACGTTTATCTGTCTAGTAAAGACAAGCCCGAGGTTTTCCATAACTGGTTACAAGAAAACCAGCTCGATGCAACGCACGTACTCTTTATGGGCGATGATATTCCAGACCTGGGTCTGATGGGACTGGCTGGCTTACCTGTTTGCCCTGCCGATGCGGTTGAAGAAATTAAAGCCGCCAGTCAATATATTTCACCTATCCCAGGTGGTAAAGGCTGCGTGCGCGATGTGATAGAGAAAGTGATGAAGGTGCAGGGCAACTGGATGGGAGCTGAGGCATATAGCTGGTAG
- a CDS encoding Maf family nucleotide pyrophosphatase, which translates to MNTPKIILASKSPRRQELLRLMDLDFEIVLKEVDESYPDGLTPEEIAVYIAEKKALAFDGDAYNQIVLTADTIVAIDNQILGKPNDAAHAIEMLQTLSGRVHRVVTGVCLTYQGKVNKFYDVSEVFFRPFKDQEIISYVEKYKPFDKAGSYGIQEWIGLVGIQRINGSYTNVVGLPTEKLHQQLLAIQN; encoded by the coding sequence ATGAACACACCTAAAATCATTCTCGCTTCTAAATCTCCTCGCCGCCAGGAACTGCTGCGCTTGATGGATCTTGATTTTGAGATCGTACTGAAAGAGGTTGACGAAAGTTACCCCGACGGCCTCACCCCGGAAGAAATTGCCGTTTACATTGCCGAAAAGAAAGCCCTTGCTTTTGATGGCGATGCCTATAATCAGATTGTTTTGACGGCCGATACCATTGTGGCTATTGATAACCAGATACTTGGCAAACCCAATGATGCTGCCCATGCGATAGAAATGCTGCAAACGCTATCTGGCCGTGTGCACCGTGTGGTTACCGGCGTGTGCTTAACCTACCAGGGTAAAGTCAATAAATTTTATGATGTGTCTGAAGTTTTCTTTCGTCCGTTTAAAGACCAGGAAATCATCAGCTACGTAGAAAAATACAAACCATTTGATAAAGCCGGCTCATACGGCATCCAGGAGTGGATTGGTCTGGTGGGTATACAGCGTATCAATGGCTCTTATACCAACGTAGTGGGTTTGCCTACCGAGAAGTTGCATCAACAGTTATTGGCGATTCAGAATTAG
- a CDS encoding BatA domain-containing protein has protein sequence MAQFIRPFHILGYAIPYFNKHTVAQLFQADNICTFVDMHFLYPAFLFALVSLAIPVIVHLFNFRKYQKVYFSNVQFLKELQEQQASRRNLKERLILAARLLALLFLILAFARPYIPASQTVTAGKQQVASIFIDNSYSMQTLSKEGSLLDEAKHHAKEIAAAYGMNDRFQLLTQDFEGKHQRLLSRDEFNDAVDAVKISPQSRTLQQIVNRQEGLLKMQAPGSAIYILSDFQSNMGKQALMGVDKSTKVNFIRLDANKLPNLAVDSAWLLSAVHRPDDNEKLVVRLHNYSDEQAERVPLKLTINGQQKALGSFTIPARSVQNDTMSFSGLKAGWQQGELTLQDNPVTFDNRFFFTFNVKQQLPVLLINGGVSNPYLAAIFNTDKFFVASTVQDGNVDYAGLSKYPAIVVSDVKTISPGLAQQLKVYVNKGGNLVFFPAADADMANNRSFLQALNAAYPERLVTEPTRVTDINVKSNLFKGVFEQMPEHPDLPVIKKYYQLSHAGNTVTEGLMQLQGNQPFFSLYRSGRGSVYLSAVALTEDFSNLPRHALLLPMLFRIALLSSNDQPLFYTLGRDENIELPPIQVGEKQVLKLIHNGTSIIPDARQQEGSTILYISDQLKETGNYQLKMQDSTLAQLAFNDNRKESDLSYLTPTDLKNIFPQGEMINGAKPSLKSEISGLNLGTQLWKLCIILALIFLAAEIVLIRYFKTDRQAANAPV, from the coding sequence ATGGCTCAGTTCATTCGCCCTTTCCACATTCTTGGATATGCCATTCCATATTTCAATAAACATACCGTAGCACAATTGTTTCAGGCTGATAATATTTGCACATTTGTAGATATGCACTTCCTGTATCCGGCTTTTCTTTTCGCTTTGGTTTCGCTGGCAATCCCGGTTATTGTGCATTTGTTCAACTTCCGTAAATACCAGAAAGTCTATTTCAGTAATGTTCAGTTTTTAAAAGAACTACAGGAGCAGCAGGCCTCGCGCCGCAACCTGAAAGAACGATTGATTTTAGCTGCGCGATTATTAGCCTTATTGTTTCTAATCCTGGCTTTTGCCCGGCCTTATATTCCGGCTTCGCAAACCGTAACGGCAGGTAAGCAACAGGTAGCCAGTATATTTATTGATAACTCATACTCCATGCAAACCCTCAGCAAAGAGGGATCATTGCTGGACGAAGCTAAGCATCACGCCAAAGAAATTGCGGCGGCTTACGGGATGAATGATCGCTTCCAACTGCTGACGCAGGATTTTGAAGGTAAGCACCAGCGCTTACTCAGCCGTGACGAGTTTAATGACGCGGTAGATGCTGTAAAGATTAGTCCGCAAAGCCGCACCTTACAACAGATTGTTAACCGGCAGGAAGGCTTGCTGAAGATGCAGGCGCCGGGGAGTGCTATTTATATCCTGTCCGACTTTCAGTCGAATATGGGTAAGCAAGCATTGATGGGCGTCGATAAAAGTACCAAAGTTAACTTTATCAGGCTAGATGCCAATAAATTGCCTAACCTGGCGGTTGATTCTGCCTGGTTGCTAAGCGCCGTGCACCGGCCGGATGATAATGAGAAACTGGTAGTGCGTCTGCACAATTACTCAGATGAACAGGCCGAAAGAGTGCCATTGAAGCTGACCATTAACGGTCAGCAAAAAGCATTGGGCAGCTTTACCATCCCAGCGCGGTCCGTTCAAAATGATACCATGAGTTTTTCAGGATTGAAGGCTGGCTGGCAACAGGGCGAGCTCACGCTGCAGGATAATCCGGTTACGTTTGATAATCGGTTTTTCTTCACGTTCAACGTAAAACAACAACTGCCCGTACTGCTGATTAACGGCGGTGTGTCTAATCCGTATTTGGCAGCTATCTTCAATACTGATAAATTTTTTGTGGCTAGTACCGTGCAGGATGGCAATGTAGACTATGCAGGCCTCAGCAAATATCCGGCAATTGTGGTGAGTGATGTTAAAACGATATCGCCTGGCCTGGCCCAACAACTCAAGGTTTACGTTAACAAAGGCGGTAATTTGGTGTTTTTTCCAGCGGCAGACGCGGATATGGCTAATAACCGGAGTTTCCTGCAGGCGCTTAATGCCGCTTATCCGGAGCGTTTGGTAACTGAGCCTACCAGGGTGACCGACATTAACGTAAAAAGCAATTTGTTTAAAGGCGTGTTTGAGCAAATGCCAGAGCACCCCGATTTGCCGGTGATTAAGAAATATTATCAGCTGAGTCATGCCGGCAATACGGTGACCGAGGGTTTGATGCAGTTGCAAGGCAATCAACCTTTCTTTTCGCTGTACCGTTCCGGCAGAGGAAGTGTCTACCTATCCGCAGTTGCCTTGACCGAGGATTTTAGTAACCTGCCACGCCACGCGTTGCTGTTGCCAATGCTGTTTAGGATTGCCTTGTTGAGCAGTAATGATCAGCCTTTGTTTTATACGCTCGGGCGCGACGAGAATATTGAATTGCCCCCTATACAGGTGGGCGAAAAACAGGTATTGAAGCTGATACATAATGGCACCAGTATTATTCCCGATGCGCGGCAACAGGAGGGAAGTACGATACTTTACATCTCAGATCAACTGAAAGAGACCGGCAATTATCAGCTAAAAATGCAGGACAGTACACTTGCGCAATTAGCATTTAATGATAACCGGAAAGAATCAGACCTGAGTTACCTTACGCCAACTGATCTCAAAAATATTTTCCCGCAAGGCGAAATGATTAATGGTGCTAAGCCAAGTTTAAAATCAGAAATTTCTGGTTTGAATTTAGGCACGCAGTTATGGAAACTTTGCATAATTTTGGCGTTGATATTTCTGGCAGCCGAAATTGTGCTCATCAGATATTTTAAAACAGACCGGCAGGCCGCAAATGCGCCTGTTTAA